The stretch of DNA AAGCTCCGCCGCAATGTCAGCTTTGCCGATATCTGCAGGACGAAACCAAGTGCCATCACCGTCCCGCAGAATGCCAGCGGTGCTAGCGGCTGTGTCGCTGAGGGCGCGGCGAGCAGTGGGAAGATCGTGCCGATGGCGGTGACCGTCCAGTCGAACAGGCGCAGAGACGCGTTTTTCGTCGGCCGGCGCGTGAGGATGAGGAAGGCGGCGGCTCCCTCCGAAACGATCAGCAGGCAATCGATGATCGCCCGATTGTCCTGCATCTGCGGCAGGACACGCATGACGATCCCGACGAAAAAATAGCCGATGAGGACCTTCTCGATAAGATCGAGAACGAAATACACATCGAGGAATGACCAGCTTGCCGCTGCATTTTTTTTCATTGTCCTCAGACTTCCATATTCACAGAGCTGTAGTGTCGTATATATTTGCCATTGCTAATTATAGGTTAAAATGTTGGCTCGCATCTGACGGTGAAGCGATTGCCGAGCCTGACTGCGGGATGCGCCAGGCAATGCAAATTGCCCCGGTCGCCGCCGTGATCAGTCAGATTTCGCCGGTCGTTTCGCCGAAAACCGCTTCGAAGGCGGTGCGAAGCCGGATATCGACATCAGCCATCATCACCGGCAAGCCAAGATCGACGAGGCTGGTCACGCCGTAGGCCGATATCCCGCAGGGCACGATGCCGCCGAAATGATCGAGATCGGGATCGACGTTGAGCGACAAACCGTGGAAGGTCACCCATTTCCGCAGCCTTATGCCGAGGGCGGCGATCTTATCCTCGGCCATCGCCCCATCGGTCAGCAGTGGCTTTTCCGGCCGGCGCACCCACACGCCGACGCGATCTTCACGTCGCTCGCCGCGCACATTCATCATGTCGAGCGTGCGGATGACGACATCTTCAAGGGCAGCGACGAAGGCCCGCACGTCCTGCCGCCGCCTTTTCAGGTCGAGCATGACATAGGCGACGCGCTGGCCGGGTCCGTGATAGGTGTATTCACCGCCGCGCCCTGTCGCAAAGACCGGAAACCGGTTCGGCTGGACAAGGTCCCTCGCATTGGCGCTGGTGCCGGCAGTATAGAGCGGCGGATGTTCGACGAGCCAGACGAGCTCATCACCGCCATCAGCGATCACAGCCACCTCGCGCTCCATCGTTTCCACCGCCTCCTCATAGGGGACGAGGCCGTCGGCAATGCGCCAGCGGACCGGCCGGGTGCCGAGTTGGGGAAGCATGGAAAATTCGAGATCGGTGCGAAGCATGGCCATTCCTTGCCGCTCTCCTCAAAATGCCTGTGAAATAGGGGCGGCAGGACAGCTATATGGACCCGTTTCGGGGCCAATTCAAATGCTGTGAGCGGTTTTCAAAAAAACTGTCATATCGCCCTTGTGCACCCCAGATGCTTTTGCTACATGCTGCCCCGCCGACGCAAATCGGCACCTACCACGATGCGGTCGTGGCGGAATTGGTAGACGCGCAGCGTTGAGGTCGCTGTGGGGCAACCCGTGGAAGTTCGAGTCTTCTCGACCGCACCATTTCCCTTCAGGGAAACGCTTTCTAAGCGACGATTTCGATTTCACCTCGAAGCTATTTGCGGTTGATCGGCTTGATTACCCGGCCATCTCATGGTTGATGGCGTCATCCTCGCAAGAATCAGCAGCCATGTCAGAGCCCCATCAAAATCCCCTGCAGGGCATGGCCATCATGTCCGGCGCCATGCTCATCCTGCCGATCATGGATGCGATCGCCAAATACATGGCGACCTTCGAAGCGATGTCACCGGGTCAGGTGACCTTCTACCGATTCTTTTTCCAGATCGCCTGCACCCTGCCGATTCTTTTCGCCCTTTTCGGCCTGAAGGCGCTTTCGGCGCAACGGCCGTGGATGAACCTGTTGCGCGGTGCGCTGCATGGTGGTGCGAGCCTGCTTTTCTTCGTCGCCGTCAAATACATGCCGCTTGCCGATGTCTTCGCCATCTATTTCGTCGAGCCCTTCATGCTGACCGCCCTGTCGGCGCTGTTTCTCGGAGAGAAGGTCGGCTGGCGGCGCTGGACGGCGATTGTCGTCGGTTTCGGCGGCGCGATGATCGTCATTCAGCCGAGCTACGAGATTTTCGGCTTGAAGGCGCTGCTGCCGGTCGCCTGCGCCTTTCTGTTCTCGCTCTATCTCTTCCTCAACCGCGCCATCGGCGAGGCCGATTCTCCGCTGACCATGCAGACGATGGCCGGCATCGGCGGAACGGTCTTCATGGCGGCCGCCCTTTTCCTCGGCAACAGTTCAGGCAATGCCGATTTTGCCGTCTCTTTACCCTCCTCCGGCCTCGGTCTTGTTCTGCTTCTCGCCCTCGGCTCGATCTCGGGATATGCGCATATGCTCATCGTCCGGGCTTTCCGGCTCGCGCCGCTGTCGCTGCTTGCGCCGTTCCAGTACTTCGAGATCATCTCGGCGACCGTTCTCGGCTATGCGCTTTTCAACGATTTCCCGAGCTTTTCCAAATGGATCGGCATCTTCATCATCGTTGCGTCAGGCCTCTTCATCATCTGGCGCGAGCGGCTGCAGGCGCAATCGTTAAAATCTTCCTGACCCGGGGAATATCGGGTTAACTCCTCTTCTTGAGGGATCGTCAATTCGCAGGCGGTAAAACCGTCTCCGGCTTCATGATGAAGCCTGGAGTTAAAACATGAGCGAATTTCGTCTCGCTTTTCCGGCCTGTGTCGTGGCCGGCAAGCATCGGCTGACGGCCGAAGATATAGTACTGCTGCGCAAACATAGTTTTCCGGAGGGTATCCGGACATCCGACGATGTCGTGGCGATGTTGGCGCTCAACAATTCCTGCCCTGAAAAATGTGCCGACTGGAACGCTTTCTTCGTCGAGCAGCTCGCCGGTTTCATCGTCCATTACACCTATCCGCAGGGCTCACTGGATGAAATCAACGTCGCCTGGATCATGCGCATGTTCACGACCGATGGTGTCGTCAACTCGGCGCTCGAGCTCGAACTCATTCTCCACGTCATGGAGATTTCGGCCGATGTCCCAGTCGAGTTGAGAGCGCTCGCCCTCGATCAGCTTCGCCTGGCGATCACCGACAATATCGGTGGCTACAAGCTGTCGCGCGCCATCGATCGCCGGGGCATCACCCGCCAGGACATCGACTATGCGATGCGCATCTTCAGAAGCGTCGCCGAAGGCGGCGTCATCCCGGTCTCGTCGGTCGAATACGGCGTTCTCCAGCAGATCGAGCAGGCAACGCTGCGCGGCGCCAATCATCCGCACTGGGCGGGGATCATGGCTGCCGTCGAGCTGCGCGACTATGCCGAGCCGCGGCGCAGCCGCTGGCTGCGCATCGTCGACGAGGAACCCGTCGCAGAAGCCGCCGTCGCCTGACGCTCCGCAAGCCTGATTGTGCGTTCCGGTGTTTTGTGCGTAAAACTCCGGGATGCATTTCTGGGTGGAGTCTCGATGTTCAAGAAAATCCTGATCGCGAATCGCGGCGAAATCGCCTGCCGCGTGATCAAGACTGCGCGCCGCATGGGTATTTTGACCGTCGCGGTCTATTCGGATGCGGATCGGGACGCGCTGCATGTCGAGATGGCCGACGAGGCCGTTCATATCGGCCCGGCCGCGGCGTCGGAGAGTTATCTGGTTGCGGAAAAGATCATTGCCGCCTGCAAGGCAATCGGCGCCGAGGCGGTGCATCCCGGCTATGGCTTCCTGTCCGAACGCGCCTCCTTCTGCGCTGAATTGGAAAAACAGGGCATCATCTTCATCGGCCCGAAGCCGAAAGCCATCATGGCGATGGGCGACAAGATCGAATCGAAGAAATTCGCCAATGCCGCCGGTGTATCCACCGTGCCCGGCCATCTCGGCATCATCGAGGATGGCGCCCATGCGGAAGTGATATCGGGCGGGATCGGTTATCCCGTCATGATCAAGGCATCGGCCGGCGGCGGCGGCAAAGGCATGCGCATTGCCTGGAACGAGGCGGAAGTGCGCGACGGCTTCGAGCGCGCCCGCTCGGAGGCGAAAAGCTCTTTCGGCGACGACCGCGTCTTCATCGAAAAGTTCGTCGTCGAGCCGCGACATATCGAGATCCAGGTCCTGGCCGATGCGCATGGCAACGTCGTCTATCTCGGCGAGCGCGAATGCTCGATCCAGCGGCGGAACCAGAAGGTGGCGGAAGAGGCGCCCTCGCCCTTCCTCGATGAAGCGACCCGCAAGGCGATGGGCGAACAATCGGTGGCGCTGGCGAGAGCCGTCGATTACCAGAGCGCCGGCACCGTCGAATTCATCGTCGACCGGGACCGCAATTTCTATTTCCTCGAAATGAACACCCGCCTGCAGGTCGAGCATCCCGTGACCGAACTCATTACCGGCATCGACCTCGTCGAGCAGATGATCCGTGTCGCAGCAAGAGAGCCCCTTCCCTTTGCCCAGGAGGATATCAGGCTTGACGGCTGGGCGGTCGAGAGCCGGCTCTATGCCGAGGATCCCTATCGCAACTTCCTGCCCTCGATCGGCCGCCTGACGCGCTACCGGCCGCCGGCGGAAGGCAGGACCGGCAATGTCGTCGTCCGCAACGATACCGGCGTCTTCGAAGGCGCCGAGATCTCGATGTATTACGACCCGATGATCGCCAAGCTCTGCACCTGGGCGCCGACGCGGCTGGAAGCGATCGAGGCCATGGGTCAGGCGCTCGACGGTTTCGTCGTCGATGGCATCGAGCACAATGTTCCTTTCCTGTCGGCGCTGATGAAACATCCGCGCTGGCGCGAGGGCCGGCTTTCCACAGGCTTCATCGCCGAGGAATACCCCGATGGCTTTGCGCCGATGAAACCGGACCCGGCGCAAGAAGCCGTGCTTGCCGGCATCGCGCTCTCCGCCTGCCTGATCGAGACCAACCGCCGCGAACGTTTCGCCGATCGCCTGCGCGCCGCAGCGGGCGCGCTGCGCGAGGATTGGGTGGTCAAGATCGGCGACAACCACGTCGCGGCAAGATTGCTCGACGGCCTCGTCACCATCCCCTTCGATATGGATATCGCGATCGATGGGGCGATAGAGGGCGGGAGCCAGAATGTTGTCACCGATTGGAGACCGGGCGACCCTGTCTGGAGGGGCAAGGTCGGCGGTCGCGACATCACCGCGCAGATCCGCCCCGTTCTGAACGGCTTGCGCATCGACTGGCAGGGACTTTCAGTGACGACCAAGGTCTTTTCGCCGCGTCATGCCGAGCTCGACAGGCTGATGCCGGTGAAGCTGCCGCCCGATACTTCCAAGCTCCTGCTCTGCCCGATGCCCGGCCTCGTCGTCGCCATCGCGGTGGCCGAGGGCCAGGAGGTCAAGGCCGGTGAGACGCTTGCGATCGTTGAAGCGATGAAGATGGAAAACGTGCTGCGCGCCGACCGCGATCTCGTCGTCTCGAAGATCAATGCCGCGGCCGGCGAAAGCCTGGCCGTCGATGCCGTCATCATGGAATTCGCCTGAGAGACAAGCCAGGCGGCCGGCTTCACATCGGCCCGGCTTGCCGACCATGCCAAGCTCAGCCCGACAAGCAGCTGGGTACCGACAAAATCAGCAGGGAGATATCAAGATGGACGTTCGCGCCGCCGTTGCCCTTCAGGCAGGAAAACCGCTGGAAGTGATGGCCGTGCAGCTGGAGGGGCCGCGGGCCGGCGAAGTGCCGGTGGAGGTCAAGGCGACGGGGGCTGCGGCCACCTATAGGGCAGACCTCAGGAGTCTTGATGAACTTACCACGCGGGAACTCTACGACCTCTTGAGAATGCGCGTCGATGTCTTCGTCGTCGAGCAGAACTGCCCCTACCCGGAACTTGACGGCAAGGATATCGATGCCTTGCATCTGCGGCTGCTGGAAGGTGCCGAACTCCTCGGCGCGGCGCGAATCCTGAAACCGTATGAGCCACAGGATCCGTCGAAGATCGGCCGCGTTGTCGTCTCGCCTGACCATCGCGGCAAGCGGCTGGGCGATGCACTGATGAGCGAGGCGATTGCCGCTTGCGAGCGGCTTTATCCGGAAAATCCTATTGCCTTGTCAGCACAGGCCCATTTGCGGCGGTTCTACGAATCTTTCGGTTTCATAGCGGTGTCACAGGAATATCTGGAAGACGGCATTCCCCACATCGATATGGTCCGCCAGCAGGCCACGCAACCGGCATGAGGATATTGCCATGATCTATGTCGACGCCGATGCCTGCCCGGTGAAGCCGGAAGTCCTGAAGGTCGCGGAACGTCACGGCCTCGAGGTCACCTTCGTTGCCAATTCCGGCCTGCGCCCCTCGCGCGATCCGATGATCCACAACGTCATCGTCTCCAACGCCTTCGACGCCGCCGACAACTGGATCGCCGAACGTGCCGGCACGGGCGATGTCGTCGTCACCGCCGATGTGCCGCTTGCCGTGCGCTGTGTCGCGACCGGCGCCTTCGTCAGCGGCCCCACAGGGCGCGTCTTCGACGAGACCAATATCGGCATGGCGAGCGCCATGCGCGATCTCGGCGCGCACTTGCGCGAAACCGGCGAGAGCAAGGGCTACAACGCCGCCTTCAGCCCGAAGGACCGCTCACGCTTCCTCGAAACCTTTGATCGCCTCTGCCGCCGCGCCAAGAGCCTTGCCTCGGAGGCTGGCGGGCAGCCGTGATGCAGCAACTAAAGCTGCTACAGCGTCCTTAGCACGTCTGAAAGCCGCGCGGCGCTGTAGACCGCAAGAAACGGGTGGCATGGCAGCCATGCCGATTCCTATCTTGAAGTCGGCCGTTTCCTCACGCATATAAGCGCTATCGCAGACGACTGCGGCATCCTCTGGGATGCAACTGTCGCGGGGACGGCCTCGCTCTTGAACAAGGAGAGTCGCATGGCCTGGTTTCTGCTTTTTCTCGCCGGTCTTTTCGAATGTGGCTGGGCAATCGGCCTTAAATATACCGAGGGTTTCACACGGCCGCTGCCGACGGCGCTGACCGTCATATCCATGGTGGTGAGCATCGTGCTGCTCGGCCTGGCGGTGAAGCACCTGCCGATCGGCACCGCCTATGCGGTCTGGACCGGCATCGGCACGGTCGGTACCGTATTTCTCGGCATCTGGCTGCTTGGCGATGAGGCAAGTGTCTCCCGTCTTGCCTGCATCACGCTGATCGTCGCCGGCATCGCTGGTCTGAAGCTTACCGCCTGATGTGAAGGTTGAGGGGCGTCGCGACGCCCCTCAGTCTATCGTTCAGGCTGCTTTGCGGTTATCGACGGCAAAAGCGCCGGGACCGGAGAAGAACAGGTAGAGGAAGACGAAGCAGAACAGGATCGCGGCGTCGCCCTGGTTGACGGCCGGGAAGAAGCTGCTCGGGGCATGCGCCATGAAATAGGCGACCGCCATTTCGCCGGCCAGCAGGAAGGCGACAGGGCGCGTCAACAGGCCGACGAGAATGAGGATACCGCCGATAAGCTCAAGAAGGGCGGCGAAAAGCATCAGCGGCGGCAACGGGCCAGCCATCTGCGCAGCCGGGAAAGCGAAAAGCTTCATCGTGCCGTGTTCGATGAACAGCAGCGCGGTGATAATTCTGAGAGCGGCCAGCCCATAGGGGCGATAGGCAGAAAGACGCTCGAAAGATGACATTAAACCTCTCCTTTAAAATAATAAGAGCCGAGCGTTAGCCTGTCCCCCGTAAGGATAGAACACACGGATCGCTGACGGCCGTTCACTTTTTCGACAGTGGCTAAACACCTGACCGGACAGTTTTATTCGCCGGCAGCCGTCAAAGCGGGATGTTGTCGTGTTTCTTCCAGGGATTGGCGAGATCCTTGTTGCGCAACATCTTTAGACCGCGCGCAAGCCGCCTGCGGGTCGAGTGCGGCATGATCACCTCATCGACATAACCGCGCTCGGCGGCGACGAAGGGCGAGAGGAACCTGTCCTCATACATTTTCGTATGCGCGGCGATTTTCTCCGGATCGGCAATATCCTTGCGGAAGATGATCTCGACGGCGCCCCTGGCGCCCATCACGGCGATCTGCGCCGTCGGCCAGGCATAGTTGAGGTCGCCGCGCAGATGCTTCGACGCCATCACGTCATAGGCGCCGCCGAAGGCCTTGCGGGTGATGACGGTGAGCTTCGGCACCGTCGCCTCGGCATAGGCAAAGAGCAGTTTGGCGCCGTGCTTGATGAGGCCGCCATATTCCTGCGCCGTACCCGGCAGGAAGCCCGGCACGTCGACGAAGGTGACGATCGGAATATTGAAGCAGTCGCAGAAGCGCACGAAACGGGCGGCCTTGCGTGAGGCGTCGCTGTCGAGAACACCGGCCAGCACCATCGGCTGGTTGGCGACGAAACCGACGGTGGAGCCTTCGACGCGGCCGAAGCCGCAGACGATGTTTTTGGCAAAGCTCGTCTGGATCTCGAAGAAATCCCCCTCGTCCGCCACCTTCCGGATCAGTTCCTTGATGTCGTAAGGCTTGTTGGAGCTCGCCGGCACCAGCGTATCGAGCGACATGTCGATCTCTGTCACCGACTGGTAACATTCGATCTCCGGCAATGGCGCGGTGTTCGAAAGCGGAAGGAAATCGATCAGCCGTCGCACCTGCAGCAGCGTTTCGACATCGTTGTCATAGGCGCCGTCGGCAATCGACGAGCGCACAGTATGCACGATAGCGCCGCCGAGTTCTTCGGATGTCACCGTCTCGTTGGTCACGGTTTTCACCACATCGGGACCGGTGACGAACATGTAGGAGGTATCACGCACCATGAAGATGAAATCGGTCATCGCAGGCGAATAGACGTCGCCGCCGGCGCAAGGACCCATGATCACCGAGATCTGCGGAATGACACCGGAGGCCAGCACATTGCGCTGGAACACCTCGGCATAACCGCCGAGGGCCGCCACGCCCTCCTGGATGCGGGCGCCGCCCGCATCGTAGATACCGACGATTGGCGCGCGGTTCTTCAGCGCCATGTCCTGCACTTTCATGATCTTCTCGGCATGCGCCTCAGACAGCGAGCCGCCGAAGACGGTGAAGTCCTTGGCGAAGACGAACACGGTGCGGCCATTGACCGTGCCCCAACCGGTGACGACGCCGTCGCCGGCGATACGGCTCTTGTCCATGCCGAAATCGGTGGAGCGGTGTTCGACGAACATGTCGAACTCCTCGAAGGAACCTTCGTCGAGGAAGAGGTCGATGCGCTCGCGCGCCGTCAGCTTGCCGCGCTTGTGCTGGGCGTCGATACGCGCCTCGCCGCCGCCGAGGCGGGCAATGTCGCGGCGCCGTTCCAGTTCTTCGAGAATTTCCTTCATGCGATCTCCCTCGCCGCTGCGGGCGGCAATCCGGCGGCTAAAACGTCGCGCTAATGAGCGCGCCCGCTGAGTGAGAAAACCGAGCGTATCCTAGCAGCGGCGTCCTCAGCCAGGATCTCGTCGGCAAGCTTGGGATCGGCAGCGATGCTGGTGACGTCGAAGGCGCTGACGGCGATGACCGAGCCATCCTCCACCGAGGCCGCATCGATGCTGATCTTGACGACGTTGCGGTCCTTCTGGAAGCCGAGGCCTTTCTGGATGGAAACCACGCGGATCGTCAGCACCACCCGCGGCAGCACGGTGTCGCGCACGGTGGCATTGATCGCTGCGTTGACGCGGTCGTTGATACCGGAAAGCAGCTCGGCCGGCATGTTCGGACCGGAGAGAACGACGGCACTGCGCACATCATAGACCGGCGCCGCCGGCTTGGTGACCGAGAGACTGCCGCAGGCCGTGAGCGCGACACAGACGAGTGTCGCCCGGCAAAAACACGACCTCAGCCAATTCATTGCAAAAATCCCGCACCACCCCGTTGGAGTCGCAGACTTCGTCATAATGCATTGGAAGGCAATATGTTTCAGGCGCTTAGGGCAAAAAAAACATCCGCTGCGGCCTTGAACTCGGCAAAGCGCTTGGCCCGCCGCTGCTCGGCTTCCTCGTCGCTGCCCCAATGCTCGATCGTCCAATCTTCGTCGAGATGGGCAAGCGACCAAGCCTCCTCCACCGTCACCCGGCCCTCG from Rhizobium leguminosarum bv. trifolii WSM1325 encodes:
- a CDS encoding conserved hypothetical protein (KEGG: rec:RHECIAT_CH0002331 hypothetical protein); translation: MKKNAAASWSFLDVYFVLDLIEKVLIGYFFVGIVMRVLPQMQDNRAIIDCLLIVSEGAAAFLILTRRPTKNASLRLFDWTVTAIGTIFPLLAAPSATQPLAPLAFCGTVMALGFVLQISAKLTLRRSFGLVPANRGVKIGGPYKFIRHPMYAGYLMTHIGFFLTHPSLWNFAIYAAALSAQCFRLLAEERLLKQDPAYEAFMNTTRYRLVPFVF
- a CDS encoding lipoate-protein ligase B (KEGG: ret:RHE_CH02223 lipoyltransferase~TIGRFAM: lipoate-protein ligase B~PFAM: biotin/lipoate A/B protein ligase); its protein translation is MLRTDLEFSMLPQLGTRPVRWRIADGLVPYEEAVETMEREVAVIADGGDELVWLVEHPPLYTAGTSANARDLVQPNRFPVFATGRGGEYTYHGPGQRVAYVMLDLKRRRQDVRAFVAALEDVVIRTLDMMNVRGERREDRVGVWVRRPEKPLLTDGAMAEDKIAALGIRLRKWVTFHGLSLNVDPDLDHFGGIVPCGISAYGVTSLVDLGLPVMMADVDIRLRTAFEAVFGETTGEI
- a CDS encoding protein of unknown function DUF6 transmembrane (PFAM: protein of unknown function DUF6 transmembrane~KEGG: ret:RHE_CH02224 permease protein); translated protein: MSEPHQNPLQGMAIMSGAMLILPIMDAIAKYMATFEAMSPGQVTFYRFFFQIACTLPILFALFGLKALSAQRPWMNLLRGALHGGASLLFFVAVKYMPLADVFAIYFVEPFMLTALSALFLGEKVGWRRWTAIVVGFGGAMIVIQPSYEIFGLKALLPVACAFLFSLYLFLNRAIGEADSPLTMQTMAGIGGTVFMAAALFLGNSSGNADFAVSLPSSGLGLVLLLALGSISGYAHMLIVRAFRLAPLSLLAPFQYFEIISATVLGYALFNDFPSFSKWIGIFIIVASGLFIIWRERLQAQSLKSS
- a CDS encoding conserved hypothetical protein (KEGG: ret:RHE_CH02225 hypothetical protein), translated to MSEFRLAFPACVVAGKHRLTAEDIVLLRKHSFPEGIRTSDDVVAMLALNNSCPEKCADWNAFFVEQLAGFIVHYTYPQGSLDEINVAWIMRMFTTDGVVNSALELELILHVMEISADVPVELRALALDQLRLAITDNIGGYKLSRAIDRRGITRQDIDYAMRIFRSVAEGGVIPVSSVEYGVLQQIEQATLRGANHPHWAGIMAAVELRDYAEPRRSRWLRIVDEEPVAEAAVA
- a CDS encoding Carbamoyl-phosphate synthase L chain ATP-binding (PFAM: Carbamoyl-phosphate synthase L chain ATP-binding; biotin carboxylase domain protein; biotin/lipoyl attachment domain-containing protein; Carbamoyl-phosphate synthetase large chain domain protein~KEGG: rec:RHECIAT_CH0002336 propionyl-CoA carboxylase protein, alpha subunit) — protein: MFKKILIANRGEIACRVIKTARRMGILTVAVYSDADRDALHVEMADEAVHIGPAAASESYLVAEKIIAACKAIGAEAVHPGYGFLSERASFCAELEKQGIIFIGPKPKAIMAMGDKIESKKFANAAGVSTVPGHLGIIEDGAHAEVISGGIGYPVMIKASAGGGGKGMRIAWNEAEVRDGFERARSEAKSSFGDDRVFIEKFVVEPRHIEIQVLADAHGNVVYLGERECSIQRRNQKVAEEAPSPFLDEATRKAMGEQSVALARAVDYQSAGTVEFIVDRDRNFYFLEMNTRLQVEHPVTELITGIDLVEQMIRVAAREPLPFAQEDIRLDGWAVESRLYAEDPYRNFLPSIGRLTRYRPPAEGRTGNVVVRNDTGVFEGAEISMYYDPMIAKLCTWAPTRLEAIEAMGQALDGFVVDGIEHNVPFLSALMKHPRWREGRLSTGFIAEEYPDGFAPMKPDPAQEAVLAGIALSACLIETNRRERFADRLRAAAGALREDWVVKIGDNHVAARLLDGLVTIPFDMDIAIDGAIEGGSQNVVTDWRPGDPVWRGKVGGRDITAQIRPVLNGLRIDWQGLSVTTKVFSPRHAELDRLMPVKLPPDTSKLLLCPMPGLVVAIAVAEGQEVKAGETLAIVEAMKMENVLRADRDLVVSKINAAAGESLAVDAVIMEFA
- a CDS encoding GCN5-related N-acetyltransferase (PFAM: GCN5-related N-acetyltransferase~KEGG: ret:RHE_CH02228 putative acetyltransferase protein) → MDVRAAVALQAGKPLEVMAVQLEGPRAGEVPVEVKATGAAATYRADLRSLDELTTRELYDLLRMRVDVFVVEQNCPYPELDGKDIDALHLRLLEGAELLGAARILKPYEPQDPSKIGRVVVSPDHRGKRLGDALMSEAIAACERLYPENPIALSAQAHLRRFYESFGFIAVSQEYLEDGIPHIDMVRQQATQPA
- a CDS encoding protein of unknown function DUF188 (PFAM: protein of unknown function DUF188~KEGG: ret:RHE_CH02229 hypothetical protein); the protein is MIYVDADACPVKPEVLKVAERHGLEVTFVANSGLRPSRDPMIHNVIVSNAFDAADNWIAERAGTGDVVVTADVPLAVRCVATGAFVSGPTGRVFDETNIGMASAMRDLGAHLRETGESKGYNAAFSPKDRSRFLETFDRLCRRAKSLASEAGGQP
- a CDS encoding small multidrug resistance protein (PFAM: small multidrug resistance protein~KEGG: ret:RHE_CH02230 chaperone-like transmembrane protein) yields the protein MAWFLLFLAGLFECGWAIGLKYTEGFTRPLPTALTVISMVVSIVLLGLAVKHLPIGTAYAVWTGIGTVGTVFLGIWLLGDEASVSRLACITLIVAGIAGLKLTA
- a CDS encoding DoxX family protein (PFAM: DoxX family protein~KEGG: ret:RHE_CH02231 hypothetical protein) — protein: MSSFERLSAYRPYGLAALRIITALLFIEHGTMKLFAFPAAQMAGPLPPLMLFAALLELIGGILILVGLLTRPVAFLLAGEMAVAYFMAHAPSSFFPAVNQGDAAILFCFVFLYLFFSGPGAFAVDNRKAA
- a CDS encoding carboxyl transferase (PFAM: carboxyl transferase~KEGG: ret:RHE_CH02232 propionyl-CoA carboxylase beta chain protein), producing MKEILEELERRRDIARLGGGEARIDAQHKRGKLTARERIDLFLDEGSFEEFDMFVEHRSTDFGMDKSRIAGDGVVTGWGTVNGRTVFVFAKDFTVFGGSLSEAHAEKIMKVQDMALKNRAPIVGIYDAGGARIQEGVAALGGYAEVFQRNVLASGVIPQISVIMGPCAGGDVYSPAMTDFIFMVRDTSYMFVTGPDVVKTVTNETVTSEELGGAIVHTVRSSIADGAYDNDVETLLQVRRLIDFLPLSNTAPLPEIECYQSVTEIDMSLDTLVPASSNKPYDIKELIRKVADEGDFFEIQTSFAKNIVCGFGRVEGSTVGFVANQPMVLAGVLDSDASRKAARFVRFCDCFNIPIVTFVDVPGFLPGTAQEYGGLIKHGAKLLFAYAEATVPKLTVITRKAFGGAYDVMASKHLRGDLNYAWPTAQIAVMGARGAVEIIFRKDIADPEKIAAHTKMYEDRFLSPFVAAERGYVDEVIMPHSTRRRLARGLKMLRNKDLANPWKKHDNIPL
- a CDS encoding conserved hypothetical protein (KEGG: ret:RHE_CH02233 hypothetical protein) — translated: MNWLRSCFCRATLVCVALTACGSLSVTKPAAPVYDVRSAVVLSGPNMPAELLSGINDRVNAAINATVRDTVLPRVVLTIRVVSIQKGLGFQKDRNVVKISIDAASVEDGSVIAVSAFDVTSIAADPKLADEILAEDAAARIRSVFSLSGRAH